One region of Quercus lobata isolate SW786 chromosome 2, ValleyOak3.0 Primary Assembly, whole genome shotgun sequence genomic DNA includes:
- the LOC115978125 gene encoding transcription factor BEE 1-like yields MSDFQEQLQYFKPSIPSSEITRDINMMNQLVQPNASIMGNFSITDLTVDDFLSFQQLECQSGMAQNLPGTSHSNSLNELPIVYAITSTRDVFHESKKRKVMELSTSSSESISLAASGDDLKDNNSSTKKNSLRKGKKRSSEKERDKQGEVVHVRAKRGQATDTHSLAERVRRQKISYKLRCLQELVPGCHKAMGMAVMLDEIINYVHSLKNQVEFLSMELATACSSYNLILETGATEKAQGTNSLNQSHGMENLVRDRYGEQNCLHSTWPL; encoded by the exons ATGTCTGATTTTCAAGAACAGTTGCAATATTTTAAGCCCTCTATTCCTTCCTCAGAAATAACTAGAGATATCAACATGATGAACCAGTTAGTGCAGCCAAATGCAAGCATTATGGGGAATTTCAGTATTACAGACTTAACTGTGGATGATTTCTTGAGTTTCCAACAACTTGAATGTCAGTCAGGCATGGCTCAAAATCTTCCTGGTACTTCACATTCCAACAGCCTCAATGAACTGCCAATTGTCTATGCTATCACTTCAACAAGAGATGTTTTTCATGAAAGCAAGAAGAGAAAAGTAATGGAACTATCAACAAGCAGCTCAGAAAGCATTTCTTTAGCTGCTTCTGGAGATGACTTGAAAGATAACAATAGTTCTACAAAAAAGAAT AGCttaagaaaaggaaagaaaaggagcaGTGAGAAGGAACGTGACAAACAAGGGGAAGTTGTTCATGTTAGAGCCAAAAGAGGTCAAGCTACTGATACTCACAGTTTAGCAGAAAGG GTGAGAAGACAGAAAATCAGTTACAAGTTGAGATGTTTACAAGAACTTGTTCCTGGATGTCATAAG GCAATGGGCATGGCAGTGATGTTGGACGAAATTATCAATTATGTCCATTCATTGAAGAATCAAGTTGAG TTTCTTTCCATGGAGCTTGCGACTGCATGTTCTTCCTATAACTTGATCTTGGAAACTGGAGCTACTGAAAAAGCACAG GGGACTAATTCTTTAAATCAGTCACATGGGATGGAGAACTTGGTGAGGGACCGATATGGAGAGCAAAATTGCTTGCACTCTACATGGCCCCTTTGA